The following is a genomic window from Clostridium fungisolvens.
CCAGAGATAAAATAAATATACGATTTAAACACAAATCTCCAATATACATAAATTATAAGACTGATAATTATAAATTTACTGTAATTAATTATATATTGTATTTATCGCTTTTTGATATATGCACAATATTGAATGCTAAATCTAGTTGGGATTATAATAGCGAATCTATTTCACTTTATTGGAATAAAGATAAAAGTGAGATATATACAATACCTTCTGGAAAAGTTGCTTTAATAAGATTTGAAGATGTAACTGCAGGTGATGAGTATTTAAGTTCTGACAATTTGGAGAAATTCAGAGTAATTGCAGATTTTATGTTTTCAGCAGGGGTGCCCTTTCATATAGCATGGATACCGAGATTTGTTGATCCTCCAAATAGCATTGACAATGATATATCCAAGCATTATAGCCTGACAAACGCCAACTTTCTTTTCACAATTGAGTATTTACTAAATAGAGGTGGCCAAATTGGCCTACACGGCTATACTCATCAGTATGGCTATGAAGTAAGTGCAGAAGGTACTGAATTTAATGAAGAACGTAATAATGATGAGAAATGTATAAGAAAAAGAGTTGAAGCCGCTATTAATACCGCAAAAAAATTAGAACTCCCATTTAAGTTTTTTGAGAGTCCTCATTATGCAGCCACTGAATTTCAGCAAAGTATTTTTGAGCAATACTTTGGCATAATTTATGAAGACTGTGTAGGCATTTGGGGCGATAAAATTGTTAAAAGTCCCAGAAATCACAGAACCTTATATATCCCTACACCTTTAAGCTATGTAGAAGGAAAAGATGGTACGGAGAAAATGCTTGATAGAATAAATAATTTAGATGAAGAAACATTGGCTAGTTTATTTTATCACCCATATAAGGATTTTGAATACATAACTCTTAAAAATAGTACTAACGGATACCCATTGAGCGAGTATTCAGAGAGTTCTCCGCTTCACCAAATTGTAAAAGCCTTATTCGATAAAAAGTATAGCTTTTCAAAAATCACAAGCTTAAGTATAAATAACGAGAAAAATCCACCTATTAAGTCTTTCTTCAATCTTTCTAAATTATATAGTTTTCTCAAATTCAAAATTAAAAGCATAAAATAGTTTTAATGAATTAGAGCTGTACTTATATTCAATATACAAAGATGAACCACTTCATTTTAGAATTTATATTTCCAAATTGAAGTGGTCTATATTTATATCTTTTTAACGAATTCAGATTTTAAACTCATAGCTCCAAATCCATCAATTTTGCAATCAATGTTGTGATCACCATCAACTAAACGTATATTTTTTACTTTTGTCCCCTTCTTTAAAGCTGAAGTGGCCCCTTTCACTTTAAGATCTTTAATTATTGTTACAGAATCACCATCACTTAAAATATTCCCATTAGAGTCTTTAACAACTTTGATATCTTCATTTTCTTCATTCTTTGAACCTATAGACCATTCATGAGCACATTCTGGACAAATTAGAACCTCTCCATCTTCATAAGTATATTCTGAATTACATTTTGGACAATTCGGCAAATTATTCATCAATTCATTTCCTCCGTTTGTTATTAATAATTCTTACATAGATGAATTCCTTTAGAATAGAATTTATTTTGATAAAGTCACTACCTATAATATAGTCAGAGTTTTAAAAAAAGCTTTAAATTTAAAGTTATTCATCTTATCAATGAATTATTTTTGATTTTTATAAATCCATAAAAATAGTAATTATAAATCTAGGATACATAATAAGTACTTTACGAACTTACATAATACCATATTCTTTTTCAATTAACAAACAGTTAGAGAACCTAATTAATTATCAAAAGTAAATCAAACTTTAATTTTAACCAACTATATTCTTCATCAGTTACTGGAAGTATTAAACTTACAAGCGGTGAATCGGATAGAATAGTGTTAAAAGCATAACGCATTACAGTCTTCAATCGTTTACATAAGTTAGTACTAAAATTTCAAATATCATTTCCACTTTTGCTATCTTTTTATGGTTTATCTATATTTTAGCTATACCGTTATTAATCGCTATTGCTAATAATTATATATCCTAATTAATGTACCCTATAATCATATTTTAGCTAAAATTAATTTGAATTATTTATAACTTAATCTATTTGAAATAGATATCCTATCTAGCCAAATATCAATTTGTTGACCAATTTCTTCATCATCTATAATTTCCAGTCCCTCTATAATTGTTGAATTTGGGCAAAGCTCCGCTATATCGTCTACACTTCCACCTAATCCAGTCCCCCTATGCGTACAAAAAGGTATTACCATCTTTCCAGAAAGATCATATTCCTCCAAAAAGGTAAACACAGCCATAGGCATTGTTATCCACCAGTTAGGATAACCAACAAAAACTACATCGTATGCGCCCATGTCATCAACCTGTGCTGCAAGTTTAGGTCTATAGTTATATTCCTGCTCCCTTTTAGCCTGATCAACAACTGCATTATAATCAGTTGGGTACGGATTTATAGTTTCAATCCTAAAAATATCTCCCCCCGTCTTTTCTTGGATTAATTCAGCAACCTTCTTACTATTTCCTGAATATGAGAAGTAAGCTATAAGTATATTTCCTGTTTTTGACATAGGTTTCACCCCTTCTATTTTTACTCTTGATATTTTTTAATATTATTAAATCAATAAATAATATTGCTTCGTTATTATGAGCTTTAATTTGTTTCCTTTACTACAGTATATGTACACTCATATGCCATTAATGTTTAATAATGTTCTTAGATAAAAAAATTACAGGCAGTGAAAAACTTCTAATGCCATTGAAATATTTAGATTTATCTAACTTTTAAATTTTATATTTCCTATAATGTAAAAAAAAAGTGGCCTTATGTGAGTAAACATTTTTACCCACAGAAAAGCCACCTTAATTTTTATCAAGTTACTATTATACTATACAGTCTCTACTTCTAAGTCTGCACCTGAGAATTGACTGTTGTAAAGATCAGCATAGAAGCCGTTCTTTTCTAATAATTGCTTGTGATTACCCATTTCTATGATTGTTCCTTTATTCATAACTAAGATTAACTCAGCATCACGAATAGTAGAAAGTCTATGAGCAATTACGAAGCTTGTTCTTCCATTCATTAAATTGTTCATAGCTTTTTGTATTAATACTTCTGTTCTAGTATCAACACTACTTGTTGCTTCATCAAGAATCAAGATTGCAGGATCAGCAAGTATTGCACGGGCAATAGTAAGAAGTTGCTTTTGACCTTGTGAAATATTTGTTCCTTCTTCATTAAGAATTGTATCATAACCTTCTGGCAGTGTTCTTATGAAGTGGTCAGCATGAGCTGCTTTTGCTGCACGAACAATCTCTTCCATTGTAGCGTCTTCTTTTCCATATGCTATATTATCCTTTATAGATCCGTTATATAGCCATGTATCTTGAAGAACCATACCAAACATCTTACGTAATTCACTACGTTTGATATCATTTATATCGACACCGTCAATTTTTATCTTACCTGCATTTATCTCATAGAAACGCATTAAAAGATTAACAAGTGTTGTCTTACCAGCACCAGTAGGCCCAACAATAGCAACTGTATGTCCTTGCTTAACATCAAGGTTCATATCTTCTATTAGAGGTACATCTTCTACATATCTAAAATCAACATGCTCGAAAGTAACTTCTCCCTTAGCATTTTCTAATACTATTGCATCAGCACTATCTGGAATTTCTTCTTCCTCATCAAGTACTTGGAATACACGTTCAGCACAAGCTATAGTTGACTGAATAACATTAGCTATATTTGCAGTTTGAACTATTGGCATAGTAAATGATCTTGAGTATTGAATGAAGGCAAGTATATCACCTAGTCCTAATAAACTCTTTGTGATCCAAATACCACCAACCATACTGATTCCAACATAACCTAAGTTACTTATAAAGTTCATAAGTGGGAACATTATACCGGAAACAAATTGAGCCTTCCATCCAGCATTTTTAAGTCTTCCATTTATAGCTTCAAATTCTTCTATAGAATCTTTTTCATGTCCAAAGGCTTTAACTATCTTATGTCCAGTGTACATTTCTTCAACATGTCCACTTAATAAACCAATCTCTTTTTGTTGTGCTGCAAAGAATTTTTGTGATTTCTTTGCAATTGTTGCAGTTGCTATAACATATAACGGTAATGTTGCTATTACAATAAGTGTTAAAACAGGACTGATTGTAAGCATCATTATGATATATCCAACTATAGTAATAACAGATGTAATTATCTGAGTTAAACTTTGCTGTAAAGTAGTTGCGATTGTATCAACGTCATTGGTAACACGGCTTAGTATATCTCCATGAGCATGCATATCAAAGTATTTAAGAGGCAATTTCGAAAGCTTCTCATCAACTTCCATTCTTAGGTCTCTAACTGTCTTCTGAGCAACTCCTGACATTACAAGACCCATTATTAAACTAAAAATTGCACTGATTATATACATTCCAATAAGAACTAGAGCTATGTTTCCGATGTACTTGAAGTCATACTCTCCATTTGTTTCCTTTATTGCAGTAATTACTGAATTAATTTGGTCATCAGTAAACTTCACATTATCTTTAGGACTTGTAGGAGCATTGTCCATTGTTTTAGATAACTCACTACCTAAATCTATAATTTGTCTAGATACTTCTGCCCTTTGATTTGCATCTGTTAGTGTATCTAATTTAGGAAGTGCTATAAACTTCTGAATTGATTTTATACTCTTAGTATCTATCTTATTTTTTGAATCCGTATTAGTTGTTGTTCCCATGTCAGGCATACTATTGAATATATCTAACATCTGACTTATAACTTTAGTTCTTTCGTTAGTATCAGTTATTGAGTTCAACATTGGCAAAGCTAATAACTGCTTTACACTATTAAGTTGATCTGGATTCATTGTATCTGTAGTTGTAGTACTATCAGTTTTTGGCATCTTACTGAATATATCAACTAGCTTTATTGCAGCAGCTGCCTTTTCTTTTGAATCTTTAATAGTGCTTATATCAGCTGCAGCTAATAACTCTTTAATCGTATCTAAGTCTGATTTATTTATTTGAGTTCCAGAAGTTGAGCTACTGTCACTTGACATATCTGGCATGTCTTTAAATATATCAATAAGCTGAGTTAAAGTATTCTTCTTTTCTGTAGCATCCTTAATATCATTTATTAGTGGAAGCTTCAGCAGCTTTTGAACTGCATCTGTAGCTTTTTGATCCATCTTTGTAGTTGAACTTGAAGCTTTTGCAGTAAAATCTGTCATTTTAGCTATTCTGTTATATACTTCATCCATTTGTGCTGTATCAAGACTCATTGAACTTGATGATGAACTGCCTCCAGGCAGTTTCTTAGCAACACTCATGAACTTCTTCATTACAGTAACTTTATCATTTCCAACCTTAGCTTTATCAAGCATTGGAATATTTAATAATTCTTCTAACGTAGCTAAGGAATTCTTATCTATTTGTCCATTAGCTGGCATAGCCTTAAGTATATTGATAAAATCAAGAGTAGTTTTAACTCTTGTTGTTCTATCTGAAGTTGCATCAATCATTGGAAGCTTCATTAAACTTTGAATTGCTGCTAAAGTTTGAGCATCCGGCTGAGCTGCACTTTGTGTAGCTTGAGTTGTGCTTTGAGTAGTTGTTCCACCTTGAGCTGCTTGTTGTTGCATCTTTTGCATTTGCAGCATTTGTTGTTGAACTTGAGCTACCATTGTCTTTTGAGCTGTAGCCATTTGAGCAGTAATTTTATCAACTGCAGTCTTTTGTCCTGTAGCTATACCTTGATACATTTGTATTGCTACATTCTTATAGATTTCGTCAACAGCCTTAGCTTGAGCGTCACCCATGCTTGTAGTTATCTTATCTACAGCAGTTTTTTGTCCATCAGCCATTTTGTCAATAATTTTACCTGAAACCTCTGTTTGGACATCTCCCATTTTGCTGTTCATTTGATCCATAGCTTCGTTTTGACCCTTTGACATCTCAGAAAGCATCTTACGAGCCATATATGCATTTTGCAATTTATTCATTGCTTTACTTGTTATTTTTGGTGCTGCTATTGTAAAGGTTGTACTTAAAATAGCAAACATAAGGACAACTATTAAATTTATTCTATGTGGTTTTAGATATTTTAAAAGTCTCTTCAATGAGCCTTTAAAGTCTTTTGCTTTTTCTACTGGTCTTCCCATGCCGCCCATTGGGCCGCCTCTTCTGCCTCCAGCAGGTGTATTTCTTCTGTTTTCACTCATGCTATCTCCTCCTCTGAAAGTTGTGAGGATACAATTTCACGATAAACATTACATGTTTGTAATAATTCTTTATGAGTTCCCATTCCTACAACAGAACCTTCATCTAGAACTATTATTCTATCTGCATCCATAACTGTACCAACTCTTTGTGCAACTAATATTACGGTTGATTCCTGTGTTTCTTTCTTAAGAGCAGCTCTAAGTTTTGCATCTGTCTTAAAGTCAAGTGCTGAGAAACTGTCATCAAATATATATATCTCAGGTCTTCTTACTAAAGCTCTTGCTATAGAAAGTCTTTGCTTTTGACCACCAGATACGTTTGTACCACCTTGAGCAATTTCGTGATCATAGCCTCCATCCATAGTAGCTATAAAGTCAGCCGCCTGTGCAACTTCAGCAGCATGTCTAATCTCTTCATCAGTTGCATCATCGTTTCCAAACTTAATATTTTCAGCTATTGTTCCTGAGAATAATACTGCCTTTTGTGGAACAAAACCTATCTTACTTCTAAGAGCTTCTTGTGAAATTTCCCTAACATCTACACCATCAACTAGTACGTTTCCGCTCTGCACATCATAGAATCTTGTGATTAAGTTTATTAATGTGGACTTACCAGATCCTGTACTTCCTATTATAGCTGTAATTTCACCTGGTTTTGCTGCAAAGGAAATATTTCTAAGTGCTAGTTCTTCAGCTCCATGATAACTAAAGCATACATCCTTAAATTCAACATATCCTTTACCTTCAAAATCTTCTCTTACCTTTTCTGCATCAGTTATTTCTGGTACAGTATCAAGCACTTCGTTAATTCTAACTGCAGCTGCTTGAGCACGTGGAACCATAATAAACATCATTGCAAGCATAATCATAGAGAACATGATTTGCATAGCGTATTGGGTAAAAGCAGAAAGTGCTCCTAAATCCATACTTCCTTCACTGATACGTAATCCACCAAACCAAAGTATTGCTAAAGAAGTAAAGTTCATTATAAGCATAATAGAAGGCATCATAAAGGCCATAATTCTATTAACCTTAATGTAGTTTTCTGTTAGGTCAGTATTTGCTTCCTTAAAACGCTTTGTTTCTTTAGCTACAGTGTTAAAGGCACGGATAACTCTTATTCCTGTAAGTTTTTCACGTAATACAAGATTAATCTTATCAATCTTAACTTGTACTAGTTTGAAAAGCGGCATCATTCTAGTGGCTAGTATCGCTATAACAATTATAAGTGTTGGTATAGAAACTCCTAATACCCATGTAAGTGAACCATCTTTTCTATATGCCATTATGATACCACCAACACACATAATCGGTGCATTAATCATCATACGCATTATCATAACTGTAACAGTTTGAATTTGAGTAATATCATTTGTTGTTCTAGTAATAAGTGTAGCTGTACCTAGTTTGTCAAATTCATGAAGTGAAAAGCTCTCAACTTTTCTGAATACCTTACTTCTTATTATTTCTCCAAGACCTGCTGCAGATTTAGATGATAATAAACTTGCTAAAACTGAACAAATAACACCTCCTAAAGCAACTAGAAGCATTACTCCTCCAATGTGAAATATCTTACTTGTATCTCCCTGCATAACGCCATCATTTATTATATCTGACATTAAAGTAGGAAGATAAAGATCTCCGATAGCTTGGCAAGCTACAAAAATCACTACCCCTATTACCATAGCAGTAAATGGTTTTAAAAATTTATAAAGTCTTAACATAAAGCTACCTCTCCTTTCTATCCATTAATACTCTCTTCAGAGTATTGAGTCCATCAATTATTTTCTCCTTATCTTCAGGAGTTGCAGAACTAAGTAGGTCTTCAAAGCTTTCTTCTGCTTTTTTATGAATTCCCTTATGTCGCTCTTCAAACTTCTTAGTCACTTTTACAAAAACAGTTCTTCTATCTTCTAAGTTTCTTGTTCTTTCAACTAGTCCGTGATTTTCTAATCTATCAACTATACCAGAAACAGTACTCTTCGATAAATGAACTTTATCGCTTAAATCACTAATCTTCATCTCCCCATGCTCATATAGCATATGTAAAACCATTCCCTGAGGCATAGTTACTTCGCCTTTTTCAAAGTTTTTACGCATGGTTTGTTGAATAGTTTTACTAACCTCAAAGAAAAGCCTTGTTATATCTCTGTTTATATCGCTTAAAGACATTATCCTCCCCCCAATTTCTAAGACGAATTAATTCGCATGATAATTATTCGGAACCGATTAATTCGTACACGAAACAATTATATCACCATGTACATTGTAGTCAAGACAGATTTATGGAAGGAATACGATTACAATAAATATTTATTTTTTTACTTCCACTTACAGTAAAAAAACT
Proteins encoded in this region:
- a CDS encoding DUF2334 domain-containing protein, producing the protein MVYEKQLSLIEANLKINFEGKSLKFIDPIYRDINRYFLPFLEFIKQIKGKFNITRDKINIRFKHKSPIYINYKTDNYKFTVINYILYLSLFDICTILNAKSSWDYNSESISLYWNKDKSEIYTIPSGKVALIRFEDVTAGDEYLSSDNLEKFRVIADFMFSAGVPFHIAWIPRFVDPPNSIDNDISKHYSLTNANFLFTIEYLLNRGGQIGLHGYTHQYGYEVSAEGTEFNEERNNDEKCIRKRVEAAINTAKKLELPFKFFESPHYAATEFQQSIFEQYFGIIYEDCVGIWGDKIVKSPRNHRTLYIPTPLSYVEGKDGTEKMLDRINNLDEETLASLFYHPYKDFEYITLKNSTNGYPLSEYSESSPLHQIVKALFDKKYSFSKITSLSINNEKNPPIKSFFNLSKLYSFLKFKIKSIK
- a CDS encoding zinc ribbon domain-containing protein YjdM, whose protein sequence is MNNLPNCPKCNSEYTYEDGEVLICPECAHEWSIGSKNEENEDIKVVKDSNGNILSDGDSVTIIKDLKVKGATSALKKGTKVKNIRLVDGDHNIDCKIDGFGAMSLKSEFVKKI
- a CDS encoding flavodoxin — translated: MSKTGNILIAYFSYSGNSKKVAELIQEKTGGDIFRIETINPYPTDYNAVVDQAKREQEYNYRPKLAAQVDDMGAYDVVFVGYPNWWITMPMAVFTFLEEYDLSGKMVIPFCTHRGTGLGGSVDDIAELCPNSTIIEGLEIIDDEEIGQQIDIWLDRISISNRLSYK
- a CDS encoding ABC transporter ATP-binding protein; the protein is MGTTTNTDSKNKIDTKSIKSIQKFIALPKLDTLTDANQRAEVSRQIIDLGSELSKTMDNAPTSPKDNVKFTDDQINSVITAIKETNGEYDFKYIGNIALVLIGMYIISAIFSLIMGLVMSGVAQKTVRDLRMEVDEKLSKLPLKYFDMHAHGDILSRVTNDVDTIATTLQQSLTQIITSVITIVGYIIMMLTISPVLTLIVIATLPLYVIATATIAKKSQKFFAAQQKEIGLLSGHVEEMYTGHKIVKAFGHEKDSIEEFEAINGRLKNAGWKAQFVSGIMFPLMNFISNLGYVGISMVGGIWITKSLLGLGDILAFIQYSRSFTMPIVQTANIANVIQSTIACAERVFQVLDEEEEIPDSADAIVLENAKGEVTFEHVDFRYVEDVPLIEDMNLDVKQGHTVAIVGPTGAGKTTLVNLLMRFYEINAGKIKIDGVDINDIKRSELRKMFGMVLQDTWLYNGSIKDNIAYGKEDATMEEIVRAAKAAHADHFIRTLPEGYDTILNEEGTNISQGQKQLLTIARAILADPAILILDEATSSVDTRTEVLIQKAMNNLMNGRTSFVIAHRLSTIRDAELILVMNKGTIIEMGNHKQLLEKNGFYADLYNSQFSGADLEVETV
- a CDS encoding ABC transporter ATP-binding protein encodes the protein MLRLYKFLKPFTAMVIGVVIFVACQAIGDLYLPTLMSDIINDGVMQGDTSKIFHIGGVMLLVALGGVICSVLASLLSSKSAAGLGEIIRSKVFRKVESFSLHEFDKLGTATLITRTTNDITQIQTVTVMIMRMMINAPIMCVGGIIMAYRKDGSLTWVLGVSIPTLIIVIAILATRMMPLFKLVQVKIDKINLVLREKLTGIRVIRAFNTVAKETKRFKEANTDLTENYIKVNRIMAFMMPSIMLIMNFTSLAILWFGGLRISEGSMDLGALSAFTQYAMQIMFSMIMLAMMFIMVPRAQAAAVRINEVLDTVPEITDAEKVREDFEGKGYVEFKDVCFSYHGAEELALRNISFAAKPGEITAIIGSTGSGKSTLINLITRFYDVQSGNVLVDGVDVREISQEALRSKIGFVPQKAVLFSGTIAENIKFGNDDATDEEIRHAAEVAQAADFIATMDGGYDHEIAQGGTNVSGGQKQRLSIARALVRRPEIYIFDDSFSALDFKTDAKLRAALKKETQESTVILVAQRVGTVMDADRIIVLDEGSVVGMGTHKELLQTCNVYREIVSSQLSEEEIA
- a CDS encoding MarR family winged helix-turn-helix transcriptional regulator: MSLSDINRDITRLFFEVSKTIQQTMRKNFEKGEVTMPQGMVLHMLYEHGEMKISDLSDKVHLSKSTVSGIVDRLENHGLVERTRNLEDRRTVFVKVTKKFEERHKGIHKKAEESFEDLLSSATPEDKEKIIDGLNTLKRVLMDRKER